Proteins from a genomic interval of Triplophysa dalaica isolate WHDGS20190420 chromosome 21, ASM1584641v1, whole genome shotgun sequence:
- the rrp9 gene encoding U3 small nucleolar RNA-interacting protein 2, giving the protein MSSFFLKKKFTPATLNKGDKSSAFLKRKSNTDDGQERSKKSSKRLNEEISSDSENEGPANRRQGENENIEIDETPQEKKLRLAKLYLDQLRDEEEKKAEEESFDADLIAERLQDDVLEQKGKLQRLIAKELIAPKPEEIRLLRGHKLSVTCLVITPDEKYIFSASKDCSIIKWEVESGKKVHKIPGGHKAKEGHVGHKGHVLCMAISSDGKYLATGDMTNFILIWDAPSCKHLYKFTGHRDAVSGLAFRRGTHDLYSASHDRSVKVWNVNENAYVETMFGHQDKITGLDCLSRERCVTAGGRDGTVRVWKIAEESQLVFNGHDGSIDCIQLINEEYMVTGGDDGAVSVWTVNKKKPLATVKQAHGICGNSGLEQPRWLSSVAALHNSDTIATGSHNSSVQLWMCGEGFRGLDPLFSVPVTGFVNSLKFSSSGKFLVAGVGQEHRLGRWWRIKEAKNGLYIIPLKRQTKESEVVQ; this is encoded by the exons ATGTCATCTTTCTTTCTAAAGAAGAAGTTCACTCCTGCGACTTTGAATAAGGGAGATAAATCATCTGCTTTCTTAAAAAGAAAG AGCAATACAGACGATGGCCAAGAACGATCAAAGAAGTCCAGTAAGCGACTGAACGAAGAAATCTCGAGTGACTCGGAAAATGAGGG TCCGGCGAACAGAAGACaaggtgaaaatgaaaatattgagatCGACGAGACGCCACAGGAGAAGAAACTTAGGCTTGCCAAACTTTACCTGGACCAGCTGAGAGATGAAG AGGAGAAGAAAGCTGAAGAAGAATCATTTGATGCTGACTTGATAGCTGAAAGACTACAAGATGATGTG CTGGAACAGAAAGGCAAACTGCAAAGACTGATAGCCAAAGAG CTCATAGCTCCAAAGCCAGAAGAGATCAGGTTGTTGAGAGGACACAAACTGTCCGTCACGTGTCTCGTCATCACCCCAGATGAGAAATACATCTTTTCCGCAAGCAAAGACTGCTCCATCATCAAAT GGGAGGTGGAGAGTGGAAAGAAGGTGCATAAGATTCCAGGTGGACATAAAGCAAAAGAAGGTCATGTGGGACACAAAGGGCATGTGCTGTGTATGGCAATATCATCTGATGGCAAATACCTG GCAACAGGAGACATGACGAATTTCATTCTGATTTGGGATGCTCCATCATGTAAACACCTGTACAAGTTCACAGGTCACAGAGACGCTGTATCG GGTTTGGCATTCAGAAGAGGGACCCATGACCTCTACAGCGCATCACACGACCGCTCCGTGAAAGTGTGGAACGTGAATGAGAACGCATACGTGGAAACTAT GTTTGGCCATCAGGACAAGATCACAGGGCTGGATTGTTTGAGCAGAGAGAGATGTGTGACGGCAGGAGGACGAGACGGAACCGTCAGAGTCTGGAAGATTGCGGAAGAATCGCAGCTTGTGTTTAACGGACACGA CGGTTCGATTGATTGTATCCAGCTGATAAATGAAGAGTACATGGTTACAGGAGGTGATGATGG CGCCGTGTCTGTTTggactgttaataaaaagaagCCGCTGGCCACGGTGAAGCAAGCCCACGGTATCTGTGGCAACAGCGGTCTGGAGCAACCTCGATGGTTATCGTCCGTGGCGGCGTTGCACAACTCCGACACCATCGCGACAG GTTCCCATAATTCATCAGTGCAGCTTTGGATGTGTGGGGAGGGATTTAGAGGCCTGGATCCTCTCTTCAGTGTCCCTGTG ACGGGATTTGTAAACAGCCTGAAATTCTCCAGTTCGGGAAAGTTTCTGGTGGCAGGAGTTGGACAAGAGCACAG ATTGGGCCGATGGTGGAGAATAAAGGAAGCTAAAAACGGACTTTACATCATCCCACTCAAAAGACAAACTAAAGAATCTGAAGTTGTCCAATAA